Proteins from a genomic interval of Quercus lobata isolate SW786 chromosome 11, ValleyOak3.0 Primary Assembly, whole genome shotgun sequence:
- the LOC115969384 gene encoding auxin-responsive protein SAUR21-like, with protein MAIRLLGIMHANHILRRSNSFGKQVASTSINVPKGYIAIYVGESERRRFVIPISFLNQPSFQELLSKAEEEFGFDHPMGSLTIPCNEDIFINLTSSLYEL; from the coding sequence ATGGCCATTCGATTGCTCGGTATTATGCATGCTAATCACATTCTCCGACGATCAAACTCATTTGGAAAGCAAGTAGCTTCAACATCTATAAATGTCCCAAAAGGCTATATTGCAATATATGTTGGAGAGAGTGAAAGGAGGCGCTTTGTAATTCCTATATCATTTTTGAACCAGCCTTCATTTCAAGAATTGCTAAGTAAAGCTGAggaagaatttggatttgatcATCCAATGGGTAGTCTCACAATTCCCTGCAACGAAGATATCTTCATCAATCTCACTTCTAGCTTATATGAATTGTGA
- the LOC115969383 gene encoding auxin-induced protein 15A-like: MAIRLLGVMHAKHILRRSNSFGKQVASTSIDVPKGYIAIYVGESEMRRFVIPVSFLNQPSFQELLRRAEEEFGFDHPMGGLTIPCSEDLFINVTSQLYDL, translated from the coding sequence ATGGCCATTCGTTTGCTCGGTGTTATGCATGCTAAGCACATTCTACGACGATCAAACTCGTTTGGAAAGCAAGTAGCTTCAACATCTATAGATGTTCCAAAAGGCTACATTGCAATATATGTTGGAGAGAGTGAAATGAGGCGCTTTGTAATTCCTGTTTCATTTTTGAACCAGCCTTCATTTCAAGAATTGCTAAGAAGAGCTGAggaagaatttggatttgatcATCCAATGGGTGGCCTTACAATTCCCTGCAGCGAAGACCTCTTCATCAATGTCACTTCTCAATTATATGACTTGTGA
- the LOC115968258 gene encoding auxin-responsive protein SAUR21-like encodes MAVRVLAIMQVKQILRRSVLSSKEAAFTAKKVPKGYFAVYVGEEQKKRFILPISYLNEPSFQKLLSKVEDEFGFDHPMGGLTIPYGEDVFMDLTSRLNGS; translated from the coding sequence ATGGCTGTCCGAGTTCTTGCCATCATGCAAGTTAAGCAGATTCTCCGCAGGTCTGTTCTGAGTAGTAAAGAAGCAGCTTTTACGGCCAAGAAAGTTCCAAAAGGTTACTTTGCAGTCTATGTTGGAGAGGAACAGAAGAAGCGATTTATTCTACCTATATCATACCTGAATGAGCCTTCATTCCAGAAGTTGCTTAGTAAAGTTGAGGACGAATTTGGATTTGATCATCCAATGGGTGGTCTAACAATTCCCTATGGAGAAGATGTCTTCATGGATCTCACTTCTCGCTTAAATGGATCATGA